Proteins encoded in a region of the Gaiellales bacterium genome:
- the tdh gene encoding L-threonine 3-dehydrogenase, producing the protein MRALVKTTAEPGLWLEDVPEPEYGINDVLIRVHRTGICGTDVHIYRWDEWAQRTIPVPLVIGHEFVGEIVAVGDNVSDFHPGDLVSGEGHVVCGRCRNCMAGRRHLCAHTQGVGVNRPGAFAELIALPMTNIWHHWPGVDPEIAAIFDPFGNAVHTALAFPVLGEDVLITGAGPIGCMAAAVVRHAGARHVAVSDPNPYRLELAGRMGATVTVDPTRRELADVQQELGMTEGFDIGLEMSGNGDALHGMLANMSHGGRIAMLGIPTREIAIDWTQVVFNMLTLKGIYGREMYETWYQMTVMLQSGLDISPVITHRFRYDEFEVGFEAAGSGESGKVLLDWREI; encoded by the coding sequence ATGCGCGCGCTGGTGAAGACGACGGCGGAGCCCGGCCTCTGGCTCGAGGACGTCCCGGAGCCGGAGTACGGCATCAACGACGTCCTGATTCGGGTGCACCGCACGGGCATCTGCGGCACCGACGTCCACATCTACCGCTGGGACGAGTGGGCGCAGCGGACGATCCCCGTGCCGCTCGTGATCGGTCACGAGTTCGTCGGCGAGATCGTCGCCGTCGGCGACAACGTCAGCGACTTCCACCCCGGCGACCTCGTGAGTGGCGAGGGCCACGTCGTCTGCGGCCGCTGCCGCAACTGCATGGCCGGCAGGCGGCACCTGTGCGCCCACACGCAGGGCGTCGGGGTGAACAGGCCGGGGGCGTTCGCCGAGCTGATCGCCCTGCCGATGACGAACATCTGGCACCACTGGCCGGGCGTCGACCCTGAGATCGCCGCCATCTTCGACCCCTTCGGCAACGCCGTCCACACCGCGCTCGCCTTCCCCGTGCTCGGCGAGGACGTCCTGATCACGGGCGCGGGCCCCATCGGCTGCATGGCGGCGGCGGTGGTCCGGCACGCCGGGGCGCGCCACGTCGCCGTGAGCGACCCGAATCCCTACCGCCTGGAGCTGGCCGGGCGCATGGGTGCGACGGTGACCGTCGACCCCACCCGCCGCGAGCTGGCCGACGTCCAGCAGGAGCTCGGCATGACGGAGGGGTTCGACATCGGGCTCGAGATGTCGGGCAACGGCGATGCCCTGCACGGCATGCTCGCCAACATGTCGCACGGGGGGCGCATTGCGATGCTGGGCATACCCACGCGCGAGATCGCCATCGATTGGACTCAGGTGGTGTTCAACATGCTCACGCTGAAGGGCATCTACGGGCGCGAGATGTACGAGACCTGGTACCAGATGACGGTGATGCTGCAGTCCGGCCTCGACATCTCGCCGGTGATCACGCACAGGTTCCGGTACGACGAGTTCGAGGTGGGATTCGAGGCGGCCGGCTCCGGCGAGTCCGGCAAGGTGCTGCTCGACTGGAGGGAGATCTGA
- a CDS encoding MMPL family transporter: MTEPAGRPPRRSLPARAVAWVAVRLWFLIVPAFVAAAVYSGLHMRTFETGSGVLNLVPKDAPALRAEETATRLFRAPAGSDVIVVQHAPGGLSEDAQHRVIDRAAAIDRHRDTSTGASLATPLISVPGAPASKGNSTTAITHLAFDSSYTPAERTIQGHAFLHRLNQPGDAPVGLTGVTPARMEQGALILDRLDLIEVLTVAVVAAIVILVFRSPGAAVITMGSMGVAFPITLYALTELSDRVGGTLPQEIEPLLIALLLGVVTDYSVFFLSDFRDRFRAGSPPRDCAFAAAAEVAPIVFTGGLILSVSLIALRASSLGFFRDLGPALAATVAIAMLVSVLFVPAAIAMLGRFAVWPSARPDPQQRRNRLGARVAHIAAGRPVAALIGVLTAAVLTVAALELRTMHLGVDVITGLPASSESQVAARAAAKGFAPGVLAPAEVIVQSRSGALPAEGLASLERSLRSQQGIAGVAGPAEQPPGAPVQPFLTPDRRAARYVLVSDRDPLGPGAVSDLEHLEDAMPGLIRQAGMGGAEVQVAGQTALAKAAIDAVTRDAITIAVAVLLVNLLLMIVFMRALVAPVALLVVNALSVTATMGAAVWVFQHQLGYPDLTYYVPFAGAVLLVSLSSDYNVLIAGRIWREAERRPMREAIAIAIPQASRAIRAAGLSLAASFALVALIPIRPFRELAGVMALGILLETFLVRSLLAPAVIAVLGRFAGWPGRPGWSSGNVAPPQPDPTPR, encoded by the coding sequence GTGACGGAGCCGGCCGGGCGGCCGCCTCGCCGGTCGCTTCCCGCCCGCGCGGTCGCCTGGGTGGCCGTGCGGCTCTGGTTCCTGATCGTGCCGGCGTTCGTCGCCGCCGCGGTCTACTCGGGGCTGCACATGCGGACGTTCGAGACCGGATCCGGCGTCCTCAACCTGGTGCCCAAGGACGCACCCGCCCTGCGCGCTGAGGAGACCGCCACGCGGCTCTTCCGCGCGCCCGCCGGCAGCGACGTGATCGTCGTCCAGCACGCACCGGGCGGCCTGTCGGAGGACGCACAGCACCGGGTCATCGACCGGGCCGCCGCGATCGACCGGCATCGCGACACCAGCACCGGGGCGAGCCTGGCGACGCCGCTGATCTCGGTCCCCGGCGCGCCCGCGTCGAAGGGCAACTCCACCACCGCGATCACCCACCTGGCCTTCGATTCCAGCTACACGCCCGCCGAGCGGACCATCCAGGGCCACGCCTTCCTGCACCGGCTGAACCAGCCGGGGGACGCCCCCGTCGGGCTGACCGGCGTGACGCCCGCGCGCATGGAGCAGGGCGCGCTGATCCTCGACCGGCTCGACCTGATCGAGGTGCTCACGGTCGCCGTTGTGGCGGCGATCGTGATCCTGGTGTTCCGGTCGCCCGGGGCGGCGGTGATCACGATGGGCTCGATGGGCGTGGCGTTCCCGATCACGCTCTACGCGCTCACGGAGCTGTCCGACCGGGTCGGCGGGACGCTGCCGCAGGAGATCGAGCCGCTGCTGATCGCGCTGCTGCTCGGCGTCGTCACCGACTACTCGGTCTTCTTCCTCTCCGACTTCCGCGACCGCTTCCGCGCGGGGTCGCCGCCGCGCGACTGTGCGTTCGCCGCCGCCGCCGAGGTTGCGCCGATCGTCTTCACCGGCGGCCTGATCCTGTCGGTCAGCCTGATCGCGCTGCGCGCCTCGTCGCTCGGCTTCTTCCGCGATCTGGGACCGGCGCTCGCTGCGACGGTCGCGATCGCGATGCTCGTCTCGGTGCTGTTCGTGCCCGCGGCGATCGCGATGCTCGGCCGCTTCGCCGTATGGCCGTCGGCGCGGCCCGATCCGCAGCAGCGCCGGAACCGGCTCGGCGCGCGGGTGGCGCACATCGCCGCCGGGCGGCCGGTCGCCGCGCTGATCGGCGTCCTCACCGCCGCCGTGCTGACCGTCGCGGCGCTCGAGCTGCGCACGATGCACCTCGGCGTCGACGTCATCACCGGCCTGCCCGCGAGCAGCGAGTCGCAGGTCGCGGCGCGCGCCGCCGCGAAGGGGTTTGCGCCCGGCGTGCTCGCCCCGGCCGAGGTGATCGTCCAGAGCCGCTCGGGCGCCCTGCCGGCGGAGGGCCTCGCCTCGCTCGAGCGGTCGCTTCGCTCGCAGCAGGGGATCGCCGGCGTCGCGGGCCCGGCGGAGCAGCCCCCGGGAGCACCGGTGCAGCCGTTCCTGACGCCGGATCGCCGTGCCGCCCGCTACGTCCTGGTGTCCGACCGCGATCCGCTGGGACCGGGCGCCGTCTCGGATCTCGAGCACCTCGAGGACGCCATGCCGGGCCTGATCCGGCAGGCCGGGATGGGCGGGGCGGAGGTGCAGGTCGCCGGGCAGACGGCGCTGGCGAAGGCGGCGATCGATGCCGTGACGCGCGACGCCATCACCATCGCGGTCGCCGTGCTGCTGGTCAACCTGCTCCTGATGATCGTGTTCATGCGCGCGCTCGTCGCGCCGGTGGCGCTCCTGGTCGTGAACGCCCTCAGCGTGACGGCGACGATGGGCGCGGCCGTCTGGGTGTTCCAGCACCAGCTCGGCTATCCCGATCTGACGTACTACGTGCCGTTCGCGGGCGCCGTGCTGCTGGTCTCGCTCAGCTCGGACTACAACGTCCTGATCGCCGGGAGGATCTGGCGTGAGGCGGAGCGGCGCCCGATGCGTGAGGCGATCGCGATCGCCATTCCCCAGGCGTCGCGCGCGATCCGCGCCGCGGGCCTGTCGCTTGCGGCCAGCTTCGCGCTGGTGGCGCTGATCCCCATCCGTCCGTTCCGCGAGCTCGCGGGCGTGATGGCGCTCGGCATCCTGCTCGAGACGTTCCTGGTGCGGTCGCTGCTGGCGCCGGCGGTGATCGCCGTGCTGGGCCGGTTCGCCGGCTGGCCGGGCCGGCCGGGATGGTCGTCCGGGAACGTGGCGCCGCCCCAGCCCGACCCGACGCCGCGCTGA
- a CDS encoding glycine C-acetyltransferase has product MVSSTLQTDLRERMRELRDQGLYKREHVIDTPQADMVEVEDAGRVLNLCANNYLGLASHPDIVAAAHDALERWGFGMASVRFICGTQRIHRDLEERLSAFLGTEDTILYSSCFDANGGLFETLLGAEDAVISDELNHASIIDGIRLCKAQRLRYRNRDLDELEARLQESSGARYRLIATDGVFSMDGYVAELRGICDLADRYDALVMVDDSHAVGFVGEHGRGTHELHDVIGRVDIMTGTLGKAMGGASGGYTSASREIVELLRQRSRPYLFSNSIPPPVAGATMTALDLIERSSDLRATLRRNTEHFRGRMTELGFDILPGDHPIVPVMVGDAALAGRLGEGLIRRGVYAVAFSYPVVPNGTARIRTQMSAAHTIEELDFAVDQFAAAREEMGR; this is encoded by the coding sequence ATGGTGTCGTCCACCCTGCAGACGGACCTGCGGGAGCGGATGCGGGAGCTTCGCGACCAGGGGCTGTACAAGCGGGAGCACGTCATCGACACGCCGCAGGCCGACATGGTCGAGGTCGAGGACGCCGGTCGGGTGCTGAACCTCTGCGCGAACAACTACCTGGGCCTCGCCAGCCATCCGGACATCGTCGCCGCGGCACACGATGCGCTCGAGCGCTGGGGCTTCGGCATGGCGTCGGTGCGCTTCATCTGCGGCACCCAGCGGATCCACCGCGACCTCGAGGAGCGGCTCAGCGCGTTCCTCGGCACCGAGGACACGATCCTCTACAGCAGCTGCTTCGACGCGAACGGGGGCCTGTTCGAGACGCTGCTCGGCGCCGAGGACGCGGTCATCTCCGACGAGCTGAACCACGCGTCGATCATCGACGGCATCCGCCTGTGCAAGGCACAGCGGCTGCGGTACCGCAACCGCGACCTCGACGAGCTCGAGGCGCGCCTGCAGGAGTCGTCGGGGGCCCGGTACCGGCTGATCGCCACCGACGGCGTGTTCTCGATGGACGGCTACGTCGCCGAGCTGCGAGGCATCTGCGACCTCGCCGACCGCTACGACGCCCTGGTCATGGTGGACGACTCGCATGCCGTCGGCTTCGTCGGAGAGCACGGCCGCGGAACCCACGAGCTGCACGACGTGATCGGCCGGGTCGACATCATGACCGGCACGCTCGGCAAGGCGATGGGCGGTGCCAGCGGCGGCTACACCTCCGCGAGCCGCGAGATCGTGGAGCTGCTCCGCCAGCGGTCGCGACCGTATCTGTTCTCGAACAGCATCCCGCCGCCCGTGGCCGGCGCGACGATGACCGCCCTCGACCTGATCGAACGCTCGAGCGACCTGCGGGCGACGCTCCGCCGCAACACGGAGCATTTCCGCGGGCGGATGACCGAGCTCGGTTTCGACATCCTGCCGGGCGACCACCCGATCGTGCCGGTGATGGTCGGCGACGCGGCCCTGGCCGGCCGCCTGGGCGAGGGGCTGATCCGGCGAGGCGTCTACGCGGTCGCGTTCTCCTATCCCGTCGTCCCCAACGGCACGGCTCGGATCCGCACGCAGATGTCGGCTGCGCACACCATCGAGGAGCTCGACTTCGCGGTCGACCAGTTCGCCGCGGCGCGTGAGGAGATGGGCCGGTAG
- a CDS encoding ABC transporter ATP-binding protein encodes MSEPLLSVRGLRVTFRTEAGLVRAVDDLDLDLHAGEVLGVVGESGSGKSVSMLAMLGLIDDPNVVIEGEAVFRGRNLLTLPERRLREIRGREAAMIFQDPMTSLNPVHRIGWQIAEQIRAHEQVTRRAAARRAVELLRSVGIPEPEHRARDYPHQFSGGMRQRVMIAMALSCSPALLIADEPTTALDVTIQAQILELLDRLRAESGAAVILITHDIGVVAGLADRVMVMYAGRAVERATTLDLFDRPQHPYTWGLMGSVPRLDGPKPARLAAIPGQPPSLIDLPTGCAFAPRCGNRFDRCTELVPALEARVGAEHLDACLLPQASREDARAGQLGGAPEAAR; translated from the coding sequence ATGAGCGAGCCGCTCCTCTCCGTCCGCGGCCTGCGCGTGACCTTCCGCACCGAGGCCGGGCTCGTGCGCGCGGTGGATGATCTCGACCTCGACCTGCATGCCGGCGAGGTGCTCGGCGTGGTGGGCGAGTCCGGCTCGGGAAAGAGCGTCAGCATGCTGGCGATGCTCGGGCTGATCGACGACCCGAACGTCGTCATCGAGGGCGAGGCGGTCTTCCGCGGCCGCAACCTGCTCACGCTCCCCGAGCGCAGGCTCCGGGAGATCCGCGGCCGTGAGGCGGCGATGATCTTTCAAGATCCGATGACGTCGCTCAACCCGGTGCACCGAATCGGCTGGCAGATCGCCGAACAGATCCGCGCGCACGAGCAGGTCACGCGGCGGGCCGCCGCCCGACGCGCGGTCGAGCTGCTGCGCAGCGTTGGCATACCGGAGCCCGAGCACCGTGCCCGCGACTACCCGCACCAGTTCTCGGGGGGCATGCGGCAGCGCGTGATGATCGCGATGGCGCTCTCATGCAGTCCCGCGCTGCTGATCGCCGACGAGCCGACGACCGCCCTCGACGTGACGATTCAGGCACAGATCCTCGAGTTGCTGGACCGCCTTCGCGCTGAGTCCGGTGCGGCCGTGATCCTGATCACCCACGACATCGGCGTGGTCGCCGGTCTGGCCGATCGCGTCATGGTCATGTATGCGGGCCGCGCGGTGGAGCGGGCCACGACGCTCGACCTGTTCGACCGCCCGCAGCATCCGTACACCTGGGGCCTGATGGGCTCGGTGCCGCGGCTCGACGGCCCGAAGCCGGCACGGCTGGCGGCGATCCCTGGACAGCCGCCGTCGCTGATCGACCTCCCGACCGGATGTGCGTTCGCGCCGAGGTGCGGGAACCGCTTCGATCGCTGCACGGAACTGGTTCCCGCGCTGGAAGCGCGGGTCGGGGCAGAGCATCTCGACGCCTGCCTGCTGCCTCAGGCAAGCCGCGAGGATGCTCGCGCGGGGCAGCTGGGCGGAGCGCCGGAGGCCGCGCGGTGA
- a CDS encoding FAD-dependent oxidoreductase, with protein sequence MREPRFDLLFEPVQIGPVTARNRFFQVPHCNGMGYRDPSAHARMRGVKAEGGWAVVCTEEVEIHPSAEVTPYIEGRIWDDRDIPMHERLCDEVHEHGSLAGIELCYNGIAASNRYSRIVPMAPSDLPVKWNDPVQARRMEASDIADVRRWHRQAVDRSLRAGYDIVYVYAGHNLSVLQHFLSRRYNDRTDEYGGSVENRTRLLREVLEDTAEVCEGRAGVVCRIAVDELIGERGLERGEIEEVLGLVGELPDCWDFMLGSWPDDSVTSRFQDEGGQEPYVRGLKRLTTKPVVGVGRFTSPDTMVRMIRDGVMDMIGAARPSIADPFLPVKLEQGRYEDIRECIGCNICVSGDFTMAPIRCTQNPSMGEEWRRGWHPERIRPKGSDARVLVVGAGPAGLEAAMMLGRRGYEVVLAEASAALGGRVASEARLPGLAAWIRVLDYRKAQVERMANVELAFESPLDAAEVASYGFDHVAVATGSRWRADGVGRWHTRPIALDPELETLTPDDVMAGSRPAGEHVAIFDDDHYYMGGVLAELLLREGRRVTLVTPASRVSEWTDHTMEQARIQARLLELGVQLELNASVVGGTAGGLQLVCAYTGRGRELECDALLTVTARLPQGALARDLEALGITSVRAVGDALAPGTIAQAVWDGRRYAEELDAPADDADAMPFLRETVELAPAASPAR encoded by the coding sequence ATGCGCGAGCCCCGCTTCGACCTCCTCTTCGAGCCGGTGCAGATCGGCCCGGTGACCGCACGGAACCGGTTCTTCCAGGTGCCGCACTGCAACGGCATGGGCTACCGCGATCCGAGCGCGCACGCGCGCATGCGGGGCGTGAAGGCCGAGGGCGGCTGGGCGGTGGTGTGCACGGAGGAGGTCGAGATCCACCCGTCGGCGGAGGTGACGCCGTACATCGAGGGGCGGATCTGGGACGACCGCGACATCCCGATGCACGAGCGGCTCTGCGACGAGGTGCACGAGCACGGCTCGCTGGCCGGGATCGAGCTCTGCTACAACGGCATCGCGGCGTCCAACCGGTACTCGCGGATCGTGCCCATGGCGCCCTCCGACCTGCCGGTGAAGTGGAACGATCCGGTGCAGGCCCGTCGCATGGAGGCCTCGGACATCGCCGACGTCCGCCGATGGCACCGCCAGGCGGTCGACCGCTCCCTGCGCGCGGGCTACGACATCGTCTACGTCTACGCCGGGCACAACCTGAGCGTGCTGCAGCACTTCCTGTCCCGGCGGTACAACGATCGCACCGATGAGTACGGCGGGAGCGTCGAGAACCGGACGCGGCTGCTGCGGGAGGTGCTCGAGGACACGGCCGAGGTCTGCGAGGGACGCGCCGGGGTCGTGTGCCGGATCGCGGTGGACGAGCTGATCGGGGAGCGCGGGCTCGAGCGCGGCGAGATCGAGGAGGTGCTGGGACTGGTCGGCGAGTTGCCCGACTGCTGGGACTTCATGCTCGGCTCGTGGCCGGACGACTCGGTCACATCCCGGTTCCAGGACGAGGGCGGCCAGGAGCCGTACGTGCGCGGCCTCAAGCGCCTGACGACCAAGCCGGTGGTCGGCGTGGGGCGGTTCACCTCTCCCGACACGATGGTGCGGATGATCCGCGACGGCGTCATGGACATGATCGGCGCCGCCAGGCCGTCGATCGCCGACCCGTTCCTGCCGGTCAAGCTCGAGCAGGGCCGCTACGAGGACATCCGTGAGTGCATCGGCTGCAACATCTGCGTATCGGGCGACTTCACGATGGCGCCGATCCGGTGCACGCAGAATCCCAGCATGGGGGAGGAGTGGCGCCGCGGCTGGCACCCCGAGCGGATCCGTCCCAAGGGGAGCGATGCGCGGGTGCTGGTGGTCGGCGCCGGTCCGGCCGGGCTCGAGGCGGCGATGATGCTCGGCCGCCGCGGGTACGAGGTCGTCCTCGCCGAGGCGAGCGCCGCTCTCGGCGGCCGTGTCGCGAGCGAGGCCCGGCTCCCCGGCCTGGCGGCCTGGATCCGGGTGCTCGACTACCGCAAGGCGCAGGTGGAGCGCATGGCCAACGTGGAGCTCGCGTTCGAGAGCCCGCTGGACGCCGCGGAGGTGGCCTCGTACGGGTTCGACCACGTGGCCGTGGCCACGGGCTCCCGCTGGCGAGCAGACGGCGTCGGGCGATGGCACACCCGGCCGATCGCGCTCGATCCGGAGCTCGAGACCCTGACGCCGGATGACGTGATGGCCGGCAGCCGCCCTGCGGGCGAGCACGTTGCCATCTTCGACGACGACCATTACTACATGGGCGGCGTGCTCGCCGAGCTGCTCCTGCGCGAGGGCCGCCGGGTGACGCTGGTGACGCCGGCCTCGCGGGTGTCGGAGTGGACCGACCACACGATGGAGCAGGCGCGGATCCAGGCGCGGCTGCTGGAGCTCGGCGTTCAGCTCGAGCTGAACGCCTCCGTCGTCGGCGGCACGGCCGGCGGCCTGCAGCTGGTGTGCGCCTACACGGGCCGCGGGCGGGAGCTCGAGTGCGACGCGCTGCTGACCGTCACCGCGCGCCTTCCGCAGGGCGCTCTCGCCCGCGACCTCGAGGCGCTCGGAATCACGAGCGTTCGGGCGGTCGGCGACGCTCTCGCCCCCGGCACGATCGCCCAGGCCGTCTGGGACGGGCGGCGCTACGCCGAGGAGCTGGACGCGCCGGCGGACGACGCCGACGCTATGCCGTTCCTGCGCGAGACGGTCGAGCTGGCCCCGGCGGCGTCGCCCGCTCGCTGA
- a CDS encoding dipeptide ABC transporter ATP-binding protein has translation MTRPLLEVEDLTKHFRTGAGVLSRGKVVHAVDGVTFAVEAGETLGLVGESGCGKSTLGRCIVRLHQPTSGTIRFDGEDITAIGGTRLRSLRRHIQIVFQDPYASLNPRHRLGQIVGGPLKVHGMGPPDGTRRRVEELLQLVGLSPEHINRYPHEFSGGQRQRIGVARALAVNPRLVVCDEPVSALDVSIQAQVINLLDDLQDDLGLTYVFIAHDLAVVRHVSDRIAVMYLGKLVELSPAEELYARPVHPYTEALLSAVPVPDPRAAAARERIVLTGDVPSPVSPPSGCRFHPRCRYATEICARVEPPLTLHGDGHLAACHHPLSVARSQVAAG, from the coding sequence GTGACGCGGCCCCTGCTCGAGGTCGAGGATCTCACGAAGCACTTCCGGACCGGTGCGGGCGTGCTCTCGCGGGGAAAGGTCGTCCACGCGGTCGACGGCGTGACGTTCGCCGTCGAGGCAGGCGAGACGCTCGGCCTGGTCGGCGAGTCGGGGTGCGGAAAGTCGACCCTCGGCCGGTGCATCGTTCGCCTCCACCAGCCGACCTCGGGAACGATCAGGTTCGACGGGGAGGACATCACCGCGATCGGCGGCACGAGGCTGCGCTCGCTGCGACGCCATATCCAAATCGTGTTCCAGGATCCGTATGCGTCGCTCAACCCTCGCCACCGGCTCGGCCAGATCGTCGGCGGCCCGCTGAAGGTGCACGGCATGGGGCCGCCCGACGGCACTCGCCGGCGGGTGGAGGAGCTCCTGCAGCTGGTCGGGCTGAGCCCCGAGCACATCAACCGCTACCCGCATGAATTCTCCGGCGGGCAGCGGCAGCGGATAGGCGTGGCCCGCGCGCTTGCCGTCAACCCGCGGCTGGTCGTGTGCGACGAGCCGGTCTCGGCGCTGGACGTGTCCATCCAGGCGCAGGTGATCAACCTGCTCGACGACCTGCAGGACGACCTGGGGTTGACGTACGTGTTCATCGCACACGACCTCGCCGTCGTCCGGCACGTCTCCGACCGGATCGCGGTCATGTACCTGGGGAAGCTGGTGGAGCTGTCGCCGGCGGAGGAGCTGTATGCGCGGCCGGTGCACCCGTACACCGAGGCGCTGCTCTCAGCGGTGCCCGTGCCCGATCCCCGGGCGGCGGCGGCGCGTGAGCGCATCGTGCTGACAGGTGACGTGCCGAGCCCCGTCTCCCCGCCGTCGGGATGCCGGTTCCATCCGCGCTGCCGGTACGCCACTGAGATCTGCGCCCGAGTGGAGCCGCCTCTAACCCTCCACGGCGACGGACATCTTGCCGCGTGCCATCACCCGCTCTCGGTTGCCCGCTCCCAGGTGGCCGCCGGCTAG
- a CDS encoding YihY/virulence factor BrkB family protein, with translation MASTRAARIEAGSARTPQPSPQPERHEPTLADPGLTDLTARDYGAICLRGVKKARDDQVTHLAQAVAFNAFLAIPSTLLLALGIFSAAAGPGAVNTLLDHLSTFVPSDAIHLVRGSLRNVVASQQGGLMIAAGAALAVYSLSGAMQTVMWSLNMAYECDETRGFVRTRVVSVIMGLCGVVAVAAVVLALVLGPAVSGWIGDRVGESSLFALLWSVGRWPVLVLALMSTFAAVLYLGPNVRQRKFQFITPGVVVALVTWLLVSGAFALYANNFGSYNKTWGSLAAVIVTLTWLWFSSLALLLGAEINAETERSRGLRRGIRANSGLVPEAKA, from the coding sequence GTGGCATCCACCAGGGCGGCGCGGATCGAAGCCGGGTCTGCCCGCACCCCCCAGCCGAGCCCGCAGCCCGAGCGGCATGAGCCGACGCTCGCGGACCCCGGGCTGACCGATCTGACCGCCCGCGACTACGGCGCGATCTGCCTGCGCGGCGTGAAAAAGGCGCGGGACGACCAGGTCACGCACCTGGCTCAGGCGGTCGCCTTCAACGCCTTCCTCGCGATCCCATCGACGCTCCTCCTCGCGCTCGGCATCTTCAGCGCCGCCGCCGGCCCGGGGGCCGTGAACACGCTCCTCGACCACCTCAGCACGTTCGTCCCCTCCGACGCCATCCACCTCGTGCGGGGCAGCCTGCGCAACGTCGTCGCCTCCCAGCAGGGCGGCCTGATGATCGCCGCCGGCGCCGCGCTCGCGGTCTACTCGTTGAGCGGCGCCATGCAGACGGTGATGTGGTCGCTCAACATGGCGTACGAATGTGACGAGACGCGCGGCTTCGTGCGCACGCGCGTGGTCTCGGTGATCATGGGGCTCTGCGGCGTGGTCGCCGTCGCAGCGGTCGTGCTCGCCCTCGTCCTGGGCCCCGCCGTCAGCGGCTGGATCGGCGACCGCGTCGGCGAGTCGAGCCTGTTCGCCCTCCTGTGGTCGGTCGGCCGCTGGCCGGTGCTGGTCCTCGCGCTGATGAGCACGTTCGCCGCGGTCCTGTACCTCGGCCCGAACGTCCGGCAGCGGAAGTTCCAGTTCATCACGCCCGGTGTCGTGGTCGCGCTCGTCACCTGGCTGCTCGTGTCCGGCGCGTTCGCCCTCTACGCGAACAACTTCGGCAGCTACAACAAGACGTGGGGGTCGCTCGCCGCCGTGATCGTGACGCTGACGTGGCTGTGGTTCTCGAGCCTCGCGCTCCTGCTCGGCGCCGAGATCAACGCTGAGACCGAGCGGAGCCGCGGGCTGCGCCGTGGCATCCGGGCAAACAGCGGCCTCGTCCCGGAGGCGAAGGCGTGA
- a CDS encoding M20/M25/M40 family metallo-hydrolase has product MSAVAELLAELVAVDSTNPSLVPGGAGEGAVVRLLAARMETAGLEVEVWEAAPGRPNVVGRLRGAGGPALMVCGHTDVVGGLANQFRPEIRGGRMYGRGTNDMKGGIAAAVVAAERLAAGARLGGDLLLAWVIDEEWASLGAESLVARYHADAAVLPEQTDLDVVFAHGGFVWYDVTSEGRESAGGEPEQGVDGIALAGPLLAGILQLDRELAGRATAEWGRPNVHASTIRGGQSYPSYPAECVVGVERCLMPGESVAQSHAEMARLLEGARAVDDRFRGRFDVVIAREPVMLGRDAPIVALLSSAAGEVLGRAPVVRSDYGWMDSGVLVEAGIPCAVFGPQGAGLHTAEEWVDIESLETCAAVLERAARSFCGEAA; this is encoded by the coding sequence ATGAGCGCTGTCGCCGAGCTGCTGGCCGAACTGGTGGCGGTCGATTCGACCAACCCCTCGCTCGTTCCCGGGGGTGCGGGCGAGGGAGCGGTCGTTCGGCTGCTGGCGGCGCGCATGGAGACGGCCGGGCTGGAGGTCGAGGTCTGGGAGGCGGCTCCGGGGCGCCCGAACGTCGTCGGCCGCCTGCGCGGCGCCGGCGGCCCGGCGCTGATGGTGTGCGGCCACACGGACGTCGTCGGCGGCCTGGCGAACCAGTTCCGCCCGGAAATTCGTGGCGGCCGGATGTACGGGCGCGGCACGAACGATATGAAGGGCGGGATTGCGGCTGCGGTGGTCGCCGCCGAGCGGCTCGCCGCCGGTGCTCGGCTGGGGGGCGACCTCCTGCTCGCCTGGGTGATCGACGAGGAATGGGCGAGCCTGGGAGCGGAGTCGCTGGTCGCGCGGTACCACGCTGACGCGGCCGTGCTGCCGGAGCAGACGGATCTCGACGTGGTGTTCGCGCATGGTGGGTTCGTCTGGTACGACGTGACCAGCGAGGGGCGCGAGTCTGCGGGAGGTGAGCCGGAGCAGGGGGTCGACGGGATCGCGCTGGCGGGGCCGCTGCTCGCCGGGATCCTCCAGCTCGACCGTGAGCTGGCGGGGCGTGCGACCGCCGAATGGGGCCGGCCCAACGTCCACGCGTCCACGATCCGGGGCGGCCAAAGCTATCCCAGCTACCCGGCCGAATGCGTGGTCGGCGTGGAACGCTGTCTGATGCCGGGCGAGTCGGTTGCGCAGTCGCATGCGGAGATGGCGCGGCTGTTGGAGGGCGCGCGTGCCGTGGACGACCGCTTTCGCGGGCGCTTCGACGTCGTCATCGCACGCGAGCCGGTCATGCTCGGGCGGGATGCTCCGATCGTCGCCCTGCTCAGCAGCGCTGCGGGGGAGGTGCTCGGGCGCGCCCCCGTCGTCCGCAGTGACTACGGATGGATGGACTCGGGCGTGCTGGTCGAGGCCGGTATCCCCTGTGCCGTGTTCGGGCCGCAGGGCGCCGGTCTGCACACGGCCGAGGAGTGGGTCGACATCGAGTCGCTCGAAACCTGCGCAGCGGTGCTGGAACGGGCGGCGCGATCGTTCTGTGGAGAAGCCGCATGA